A portion of the Fulvia fulva chromosome 1, complete sequence genome contains these proteins:
- a CDS encoding SEH-associated protein 4, whose translation MEAAVRWSPHSTGDRERFLLVDANDGSLTLNQVHSRQRDHIDYSCVARITRLPNFSAFDWSKTNESIVSLGLVSGSACLVKLREDGRPSETVATFKLKQQRKCNSIALNRLDWLAVALDKTRSDNCLNIYDAASENPDPIRRLCPAEVVSSVRFFPSQPEELVVAAQRSLIRLYDLRDGYFANTNNTQVSTRNVNNIAIDPLDENYFASAGSSDDPSVSVWDRRWINQTSVSGSNNGAVFDLRPAVDNSARTSVWSLRYSGQQRGRLAICSSRGELRVIDMVEGSDTLLSNNDYVAQNSYGGLPWSCNRYVSCTREVSKAIDDVEESSEQIDERLIAFDWISEDGKLSEQPVIALRSSRRMDVIRVPSIFPHAALTARGDLALNYEDIAITEVKTRAKPMKRRAPYEHQHSAEDFGPHEYSGEVVDDEDDVQKIECGPGSPQLDSILATSSIQRERCSRGYLFDCMKNVEIVSGNWQLERLWEIIGRFQTQAADQGMMSESLDLSFAGVTGICLETIGSVSRRTLSPAAGKVEDAIYDLNVSRELPSFKGVRTDFPEHRQLALELCGWKFTVESLETECHELINRCLYYQAVVQAVLHEYKHVALNLLRQLIRSKTVPNIGLGALLASDTINEEQREMCLWMAADTEDPALKALLTFLTTGNWRDVMKTNYLHLGYRVALGLKYLNDSEIHGFLQSETARAVKNGDLEGILLTGLSDQAMDLFQTYISKTNDLQTAVMATAFTCPLYVSDVRWDMWKETYFMQMQSWRAFIERTRFVVQHTQMARTKGDESLIESPPSQITLRCAHCQQTLARRDGRTPLRPSGQQLVASSKDAIAPQVKAAASAGVSCTKCASTDSTHTMPRVGSRSTLTVLSRAADAGVWSGEARVEQMGARVNTDEIESGPQSTTTPSAAMAQAQAASTGVNMEYIPLRHAVFKIEPDSANHTSRIIFNSIDRKKHLYDLLNDYHTEFSQNKPGGADELRQLIKDARVKWSIQLRETNCRDIRVMIAHEYFGTGPTSNIMARVIAIKRDLEAVGGKAYHHYPFNKKNTDNPWAVLDVVVPRAGIEAVLSKQRMTAHAIAFDDITAPAEVDYQPRQPDPECQFWYRDEDDKVTVLPTPKDTVRHRSNTVDRLREAKPGAWNPFNLAQQEWNGRKPFSAEIYEPESNHDWIGSDFAKRCEELEQYDKSLKSSPDSGEDGATISSEPYPSMSSAYPYHTKKHSEKPNIIDIQRDFANVEKEIATIEKDVIEASKNLNDFVKGGEKTREEIRASQQHHDLLYATLQRNKIPALRNVLSHIATDLMHAKAWDPEQHKRKTVIAPKPRKTMIMQSANGSTIWEETIPDVGETGDLIVVGSPPKEDKAKTKEKWAWIQRLFAGAGRKKPTPPPAVVTPALQRSDSAVSFSAGVAEGVPLGGIGEGSRPVEVDGNPIIRYV comes from the exons ATGGAAGCGGCTGTACGATGGTCGCCACACTCGACCGGCGATAGGGAGAGATTCCTCCTTGTGGACGCCAACGACGGAAGCCTGACGCTCAATCAAGTACACAGTCGGCAAAGAGACCATATCGACTATTCTTGCGTGGCTCGTATCACTCGGTTGCCAAACTTTTCTGCATTTGACTGGTCAAAGACGAATGAGTCGATTGTATCCCTTGGCCTGGTCTCAGGAAGTGCATGTCTGGTCAAGCTGCGAGAGGATGGCCGTCCTTCGGAGACTGTGGCAACGTTCAAACTCAAGCAGCAGCGAAAATGCAATTCGATAGCACTAAACCGTCTGGACTGGCTGGCAGTCGCTCTAGACAAGACGCGCTCGGACAACTGCCTTAACATCTACGATGCAGCCAGCGAAAATCCAGATCCGATCCGAAGGTTGTGCCCTGCAGAAGTTGTATCGAGTGTACGGTTCTTTCCAAGCCAGCCAGAGGAGCTCGTCGTCGCGGCTCAGAGATCTCTGATCCGTCTTTACGACTTGAGGGACGGGTACTTCGCCAATACCAACAACACTCAGGTCTCCACCCGCAATGTCAACAACATTGCAATTGATCCGTTGGACGAGAACTACTTTGCCAGTGCTGGATCTTCTGACGACCCTTCTGTGAGTGTCTGGGACAGGCGCTGGATCAACCAAACAAGCGTTAGTGGGAGCAACAACGGAGCCGTGTTTGATCTCAGACCAGCCGTTGACAACTCCGCAAGAACCTCTGTCTGGAGTCTGCGGTATTCGGGTCAACAGCGCGGTCGCTTGGCGATATGCTCCAGTAGAGGAGAGCTGAGAGTCATTGATATGGTAGAGGGCAGTGACACATTGCTTAGCAACAACGACTATGTTGCGCAGAACAGCTACGGTGGACTGCCTTGGAGTTGTAACCGCTATGTCTCTTGTACAAGAGAAGTCTCAAAAGCCATCGATGATGTTGAAGAAAGCAGCGAACAGATTGATGAGCGCCTGATCGCCTTCGACTGGATCTCTGAAGACGGGAAGCTCTCGGAACAGCCTGTAATAGCCTTGCGGTCGAGTCGAAGAATGGATGTCATCAGAGTGCCTTCAATCTTTCCACACGCAGCACTCACAGCTCGAGGCGATCTTGCTCTCAATTATGAGGATATTGCCATTACGGAAGTCAAAACACGAGCAAAGCCAATGAAGCGTCGCGCGCCGTACGAGCACCAGCACAGCGCCGAAGACTTTGGGCCCCACGAGTACAGTGGTGAGGTAGTCGACGATGAAGACGATGTCCAAAAGATCGAGTGCGGTCCAGGATCACCACAGCTGGACAGTATCTTAGCAACTTCGTCAATTCAGCGAGAGCGGTGCTCCCGTGGCTACTTGTTTGACTGCATGAAGAATGTCGAGATTGTGTCCGGGAACTGGCAGCTGGAGCGGCTATGGGAGATTATTGGTCGCTTTCAGACGCAGGCAGCAGATCAGGGCATGATGTCCGAGAGTCTTGATTTGAGCTTCGCTGGCGTCACAGGAATCTGTTTGGAGACGATTGGCAGCGTGAGTCGTCGGACTCTGTCTCCAGCTGCGGGAAAGGTCGAGGATGCCATCTATGACTTGAACGTTTCGAGGGAGCTGCCGTCGTTCAAAGGCGTACGGACGGACTTCCCAGAACACCGTCAGCTTGCGCTCGAGTTGTGTGGTTGGAAGTTCACTGTCGAGTCTCTCGAGACAGAGTGTCACGAGCTTATAAACCGGTGCTTGTATTATCAAGCCGTGGTCCAAGCCGTTCTGCATGAGTATAAGCATGTGGCGCTAAACTTGCTGAGGCAATTGATCAGGAGCAAGACTGTGCCTAATATCGGGCTCGGTGCGCTATTGGCTTCGGACACAATCAATGAAGAGCAAAGAGAGATGTGCCTCTGGATGGCAGCCGATACCGAAGATCCTGCTTTGAAAGCTCTTCTGACATTCTTGACGACGGGCAACTGGCGCGATGTGATGAAGACGAACTACCTTCACTTGGGTTACAGAGTAGCGTTGGGTCTGAAATATCTCAATGACAGCGAGATTCACGGGTTCCTGCAGAGCGAGACTGCTCGAGCGGTGAAGAATGGTGACCTCGAGGGGATTCTGCTCACTGGCTTGAGTGACCAGGCCATGGATCTCTTCCAGACCTACATCAGCAAAACGAATGACCTACAGACGGCCGTAATGGCGACAGCCTTCACGTGCCCGCTCTACGTGAGCGATGTACGGTGGGACATGTGGAAAGAGACTTACTTCATGCAAATGCAAAGCTGGCGAGCGTTTATTGAGCGCACTCGATTTGTGGTGCAGCATACGCAAATGGCCAGAACGAAGGGAGACGAAAGCTTGATCGAGTCTCCGCCATCTCAGATCACACTTCGATGTGCCCATTGCCAACAGACTCTTGCGAGACGAGATGGGCGCACGCCGTTGAGACCTTCAGGTCAGCAGCTTGTGGCATCGAGTAAGGATGCCATTGCCCCGCAGGTGAAGGCCGCAGCGAGTGCGGGCGTGTCTTGCACCAAAT GTGCCAGCACGGATTCCACGCACACCATGCCCAGAGTTGGTTCGAGAAGCACGTTGACTGTCCTGTCCCGGGCTGCAGATGCAGGTGTATGGTCAGGTGAAGCTCGGGTTGAACAGATGGGAGCCAGAGTGAATACAGATGAGATTGAGTCGGGTC CACAATCAACCACAACACCCTCCGCCGCCATGGCGCAAGCCCAAGCTGCCAGCACAGGTGTCAACATGGAGTACATCCCTCTCCGCCATGCTGTTTTCAAGATCGAGCCCGATTCTGCTAACCATACCTCTCGCATCATCTTCAACTCCATCGATCGCAAGAAGCATCTCTACGACCTCCTGAACGACTACCACACCGAGTTCTCCCAGAACAAGCCAGGTGGTGCTGATGAGCTCCGCCAACTCATCAAGGACGCCCGCGTGAAGTGGTCCATCCAGCTTCGAGAGACCAACTGCCGCGATATCAGAGTCATGATCGCACACGAGTACTTCGGCACCGGCCCAACCAGTAACATCATGGCACGCGTTATTGCCATCAAGCGAGACCTAGAGGCGGTG GGCGGCAAGGCTTACCATCACTATCCGTTCAATAAGAAGAACACCGACAACCCTTGGGCGGTCTTGGACGTTGTGGTACCACGAGCCGGCATCGAGGCGGTCCTCTCCAAGCAGCGCATGACTGCACATGCCATTGCCTTTGACGACATCACCGCACCTGCAGAGGTGGACTACCAGCCAAGACAGCCAGATCCAGAATGCCAGTTCTGGTACCGCGATGAAGATGATAAGGTCACCGTCCTGCCAACTCCGAAGGACACTGTCCGCCACCGAAGCAACACGGTCGATAGGCTCCGCGAGGCAAAACCAGGTGCCTGGAACCCTTTCAATCTGGCACAACAGGAGTGGAATGGCCGCAAGCCATTTTCGGCCGAGATCTATGAGCCAGAGAG CAACCACGACTGGATTGGCTCAGACTTCGCTAAGCGCTGCGAAGAACTCGAGCAGTACGACAAGTCACTCAAGTCGTCTCCAGACAGCGGCGAAGACGGCGCCACGATATCGTCAGAGCCATATCCAAGTATGTCAAGCGCATACCCATACCACACCAAGAAGCACAGCGAGAAGCCGAACATCATCGACATTCAGCGGGACTTTGCCAACGTCGAGAAAGAGATTGCAACGATCGAGAAAGACGTGATCGAAGCGAGCAAGAATCTCAACGATTTCGTGAAGGGCGGAGAGAAGACTCGTGAGGAGATTAG AGCTAGCCAGCAACACCACGATCTACTCTACGCCACCCTGCAACGAAACAAGATCCCGGCCCTTCGCAACGTCCTCAGTCACATCGCTACCGACCTCATGCACGCCAAAGCCTGGGACCCCGAGCAGCACAAGCGAAAGACAGTGATCGCGCCCAAGCCGCGGAAGACAATGATCATGCAGAGCGCCAACGGCAGCACAATCTGGGAAGAGACCATCCCTGACGTCGGCGAGACCGGAGACCTAATCGTCGTGGGCTCTCCCCCGAAGGAAGACAAAGCCAAGACTAAGGAGAAGTGGGCCTGGATCCAGCGCTTGTTCGCAGGTGCCGGTCGGAAGAAGCCAACACCACCACCAGCAGTTGTCACACCAGCTCTCCAGCGTAGTGACTCGGCTGTGAGCTTCTCCGCTGGCGTTGCTGAAGGTGTGCCGCTTGGAGGTATTGGGGAGGGTTCTCGGCCGGTAGAGGTGGACGGAAATCCTATCATAAGGTACGTATAA